In Carnobacterium sp. CP1, the following are encoded in one genomic region:
- a CDS encoding Mini-ribonuclease 3, with protein MTEKNWALLNGLALAYVGDAIYEIYIREHLVQIGQTRPNQLHKIATKYVSAKAQNSLMHDMLAEENFLTEEEVAIYRRGRNAKSHTSAKNVAVTTYRVSTGFEALMGYLHLSKQTERMEELINWCIQKVEVANNVQR; from the coding sequence ATGACAGAAAAAAATTGGGCTCTTTTAAATGGGCTGGCATTAGCTTATGTAGGAGATGCGATTTACGAAATTTATATTCGCGAACACTTGGTTCAAATTGGGCAGACCCGACCAAACCAATTGCATAAAATTGCCACTAAATATGTTTCTGCTAAAGCCCAAAACAGCTTGATGCACGATATGCTGGCAGAAGAAAATTTTTTAACGGAAGAAGAAGTAGCTATCTATCGGCGCGGACGAAATGCGAAAAGCCATACGTCTGCTAAAAATGTTGCTGTGACAACTTACCGGGTCTCAACCGGTTTTGAAGCCTTAATGGGTTATTTGCATTTGTCTAAACAGACCGAACGTATGGAAGAATTGATCAACTGGTGTATTCAGAAAGTGGAGGTAGCAAATAATGTCCAAAGATAG
- the cysS gene encoding cysteine--tRNA ligase: MLKIYNTLTREKELFVPLETGKVKMYVCGPTVYNYIHIGNARSTVAFDTVRRYLEYRGYQVNFVSNFTDVDDKIINAAKALNLTAPEVAERFIQAYYEDTIALGVEKATANPRVMDNIPAIIEFVAVLIEKEYAYESAGDVYYRTRKFKKYGQLSGISIDELEIGASNRMEANENEKKEDPLDFALWKAAKPDEISWNSPWGAGRPGWHIECSVMATKYLGDTIDIHAGGQDLSFPHHENEIAQSEAKTGHTFARYWMHNGFVTMDNEKMSKSLGNFVLVHDIIKQVDPQILRFFMATTQYRRPISYNDATIDEARNNLTKLTMAFDNVSYRLADAVAQKPADQHELEKLAEFKQRFIAEMDDDFNAANGITVVYELAKAMNVYSEQKEVSKTVLEAMLTQFQELMQIFGITFGKEELLDQKIEELLEERTAARNNKDFQRSDEIRDLLKAEGIILDDTPQGTRWRRG, encoded by the coding sequence ATGTTAAAAATATACAATACATTAACAAGAGAAAAAGAATTGTTTGTGCCATTAGAGACCGGCAAGGTAAAAATGTATGTATGCGGACCAACGGTTTACAACTACATTCATATTGGAAATGCACGAAGCACCGTTGCTTTTGATACGGTTCGCCGTTATTTAGAATACCGAGGCTATCAAGTGAATTTTGTCTCCAATTTTACAGATGTAGATGACAAAATCATTAACGCAGCTAAAGCGTTAAACTTAACGGCACCAGAAGTAGCTGAACGGTTTATTCAAGCTTACTATGAAGATACGATAGCGTTGGGTGTTGAGAAAGCGACCGCCAATCCGCGCGTAATGGATAACATTCCAGCTATTATTGAATTTGTTGCGGTTTTAATTGAAAAAGAGTATGCATACGAATCCGCTGGAGATGTTTATTACCGCACCCGTAAATTCAAAAAATACGGCCAGTTGAGCGGTATTTCTATTGATGAGCTGGAAATCGGCGCCAGCAATCGGATGGAAGCCAATGAAAATGAAAAAAAAGAAGACCCGCTTGATTTTGCCTTATGGAAAGCAGCTAAGCCAGATGAAATCAGTTGGAATTCTCCTTGGGGAGCTGGGCGCCCTGGTTGGCATATTGAATGTTCCGTGATGGCAACCAAATATTTAGGCGATACCATCGATATCCATGCCGGCGGACAAGACTTGTCTTTTCCACATCATGAAAATGAAATAGCTCAAAGTGAGGCCAAAACAGGGCATACGTTCGCACGTTATTGGATGCACAATGGATTCGTGACGATGGATAATGAGAAAATGAGTAAATCGTTAGGGAACTTTGTCTTGGTTCATGATATTATTAAACAAGTCGATCCGCAGATTTTACGCTTTTTTATGGCTACGACTCAGTATCGCCGCCCGATCAGCTATAATGACGCAACGATCGATGAAGCACGCAACAATTTGACTAAATTAACCATGGCATTTGATAATGTTTCTTATCGATTAGCTGATGCAGTCGCACAAAAACCGGCTGACCAGCATGAATTGGAAAAATTAGCTGAATTTAAGCAGCGGTTCATAGCAGAAATGGACGATGATTTTAATGCGGCCAATGGCATCACAGTTGTTTATGAATTGGCAAAAGCCATGAACGTCTACAGCGAGCAAAAAGAAGTTTCAAAAACCGTGTTAGAAGCAATGTTAACGCAATTTCAAGAATTGATGCAAATTTTTGGGATCACATTCGGCAAAGAAGAGCTGTTGGATCAAAAAATCGAAGAGTTGCTTGAAGAACGTACGGCTGCGCGTAACAATAAAGATTTTCAAAGAAGCGATGAAATCAGAGATTTGCTAAAAGCGGAAGGAATTATTTTAGATGACACCCCACAAGGAACAAGATGGAGAAGAGGATAA
- the epsC gene encoding serine O-acetyltransferase EpsC — MNRLKEDIQTIKKNDPSVKSTLEIILAYPSFYAVLLHRLAHSLHRHRFYLIARIVAAGSRFITGIEIHPGAVIGRRLFIDHGMGIVIGETAVIGEDVTIFHGVTLGGTGKDKGKRHPTIGNNVLLSAHVQVLGPITIGNNAKIGAAAVVLESIPADATAVGIPAKVVKKAGVKLPH, encoded by the coding sequence ATGAATAGGCTAAAGGAAGATATACAAACGATCAAAAAAAATGATCCTTCAGTAAAAAGTACACTTGAAATTATACTGGCATATCCAAGTTTTTACGCGGTCTTATTGCATCGGTTGGCACACAGCCTTCACCGTCATCGTTTTTATTTAATTGCACGAATTGTGGCTGCTGGCTCTCGTTTCATTACGGGAATCGAAATTCATCCGGGAGCTGTTATCGGCAGAAGGTTGTTTATTGACCATGGCATGGGAATCGTGATAGGAGAAACAGCTGTGATCGGAGAAGACGTAACCATTTTTCATGGGGTAACACTAGGCGGAACCGGTAAAGACAAAGGCAAACGTCATCCGACTATTGGAAACAATGTTCTCTTATCTGCCCATGTTCAAGTACTAGGCCCCATTACGATTGGCAATAATGCTAAAATCGGCGCTGCAGCAGTGGTTCTAGAATCTATTCCAGCTGATGCTACAGCAGTGGGTATCCCGGCAAAAGTTGTGAAAAAAGCGGGTGTCAAATTGCCGCACTAA
- the gltX gene encoding glutamate--tRNA ligase gives MTKKVRVRYAPSPTGHLHIGNARTALFNYLFARHNGGDFILRIEDTDQKRNITNGEQSQLENLAWLGIDWDESPDKPGEYGPYRQSERRETYDPLVEQLLLSNRAYKCYCSEEELEAERDAQRARGEMPHYGGTCAHLTAAEKSEKEAEGIEPVIRFRVSPENTYSFEDIVKGHISFEAASVGGDFVIAKRDGMPTYNFAVVVDDHYMEITHVLRGDDHIANTPKQLMIYEAFGWKAPEFGHMTLIINSETGKKLSKRDESILQFIEQYRDLGYLPDAMFNFIALLGWSPVGEDEIFDQEAFIKMFDPNRLSKSPAAFDPKKLEWINNQYMKQADLETVTSLALPHLIKAGYVEENPSADKQAWVQKLIGLYHEQMSYGAEIVELSSLFFTETPELDEVAKEVLAGETVSEVLHAFYDVLDTLETFDVASIKAGIKTVQKETGIKGKNLFMPIRVAVTGQSHGPELGETIELLGREKTKAHLKTAIAHL, from the coding sequence ATGACAAAAAAAGTTCGGGTACGTTATGCACCAAGTCCAACAGGGCATTTACACATTGGGAATGCTCGTACAGCATTATTTAATTATTTGTTCGCACGCCATAACGGTGGAGATTTTATTTTAAGAATTGAAGATACCGACCAAAAACGCAACATTACAAATGGCGAACAAAGCCAATTGGAAAACTTAGCATGGTTGGGCATCGATTGGGATGAAAGTCCTGACAAACCTGGTGAATATGGTCCTTACCGACAATCAGAACGCCGGGAAACTTATGATCCATTGGTAGAACAACTCCTATTAAGCAATCGTGCTTACAAATGTTATTGTTCTGAAGAAGAATTAGAAGCAGAGCGGGATGCGCAACGTGCTCGTGGAGAAATGCCTCATTATGGTGGAACTTGTGCTCATTTGACCGCAGCAGAAAAAAGCGAAAAAGAAGCAGAAGGAATTGAACCGGTTATTCGTTTCCGCGTGTCGCCAGAAAACACGTACAGTTTTGAAGATATTGTAAAAGGCCATATTTCTTTTGAAGCCGCAAGTGTTGGGGGCGATTTCGTGATCGCTAAACGCGATGGTATGCCTACATACAACTTCGCAGTCGTTGTGGACGATCATTATATGGAAATTACACACGTTTTACGTGGCGATGATCATATTGCTAATACGCCAAAGCAATTGATGATTTACGAAGCCTTTGGATGGAAAGCACCTGAATTTGGCCATATGACGTTGATCATCAATAGCGAAACAGGGAAAAAATTAAGCAAACGGGATGAAAGTATCCTGCAATTTATTGAACAATACCGTGATTTAGGCTACTTGCCGGATGCAATGTTCAACTTTATTGCATTACTGGGCTGGTCACCGGTCGGAGAAGACGAAATTTTTGACCAAGAAGCCTTTATTAAAATGTTTGATCCGAATCGTTTAAGCAAATCACCAGCTGCTTTTGATCCTAAAAAATTAGAATGGATCAACAACCAATACATGAAACAAGCAGACCTTGAAACGGTTACGTCTTTAGCATTGCCTCACTTGATCAAAGCGGGCTATGTAGAAGAAAACCCTTCAGCTGACAAACAAGCTTGGGTCCAAAAACTGATTGGCTTGTACCATGAACAAATGAGTTACGGCGCTGAAATCGTAGAGTTGTCTAGTTTATTCTTTACTGAAACTCCAGAGCTGGACGAGGTTGCCAAAGAAGTACTGGCCGGAGAAACGGTTTCTGAAGTTCTCCATGCATTTTATGACGTTCTGGATACATTAGAAACTTTTGATGTCGCTAGCATCAAAGCTGGCATCAAAACGGTTCAAAAAGAAACAGGCATTAAAGGGAAAAACCTCTTTATGCCGATTCGTGTAGCTGTAACCGGTCAATCTCACGGTCCTGAACTAGGAGAAACAATCGAATTATTGGGTCGCGAAAAAACAAAAGCTCATTTAAAAACCGCTATTGCTCATTTATAA
- the ispF gene encoding 2-C-methyl-D-erythritol 2,4-cyclodiphosphate synthase, whose amino-acid sequence MLRVGQGYDVHQLVKGRPCIIGGVTLPYEYGLLGHSDADVLIHAIIDALLGAAGLGDIGQLFPDDDPRFKDSDSRQLLQTVSGLLASKGYRVGNIDATLLAEQPKMHPYLKEMQKNLAIDCQIGIERVNVKATTSEKMGFVGRQEGIAAMAICLLEIK is encoded by the coding sequence ATGCTGCGAGTTGGACAAGGATACGACGTTCATCAATTGGTTAAAGGTCGGCCTTGTATCATCGGCGGAGTGACGTTGCCTTATGAATATGGGCTACTAGGGCATTCTGATGCAGATGTTTTGATTCATGCAATCATTGATGCCTTACTCGGAGCCGCTGGATTAGGCGATATCGGCCAGTTGTTTCCAGATGACGATCCTCGATTTAAAGATAGCGATTCAAGACAGCTGCTGCAAACAGTCAGCGGCTTGCTGGCATCAAAAGGGTACCGTGTCGGCAACATCGATGCCACTCTGTTGGCTGAACAGCCTAAAATGCACCCTTATTTAAAAGAAATGCAAAAAAACCTAGCAATTGATTGTCAAATAGGCATAGAACGTGTTAACGTAAAAGCAACGACATCTGAAAAAATGGGTTTTGTCGGTCGCCAAGAAGGTATCGCAGCAATGGCCATTTGTTTATTAGAAATAAAATAA
- a CDS encoding PIN/TRAM domain-containing protein — MAKKIITGIFLLIGGSVGASFLPMVWEIFHISNQLFNNSFVNILIGAIIFLLLSIPSEKYIEQGIKKLELLLSQQSVTYLLFGSLGTIIGMVLAWLGSLFLIGLSLPVISNVFPIIVMVVFAYLGFRIGTTRREEWRKLFQSKAKKNTEDDSQVLERRADETFRKYKILDTSVIIDGRIYDIAKTGFLEGVILIPNFVLQELQYIADSSDSLKRVRGRRGLDILNALQKENDMEVEMYDGDFEDITEVDSKLIKLAKLLDGVVVTNDYNLNKVSEFQNVPVLNINALANAVKPVVIPGENMTVLVVKVGTERNQGVAYLDDGTMIVVEDGQYFMNKTIEVVVTSALQTAAGRMIFAKPVHSQKGIKEKE; from the coding sequence TTGGCTAAAAAAATTATTACTGGAATTTTTTTACTGATTGGTGGAAGTGTAGGAGCGAGTTTTTTACCAATGGTATGGGAAATCTTTCATATATCAAATCAACTATTTAACAATTCATTTGTGAACATTTTAATTGGTGCTATTATATTTTTATTACTATCTATTCCTAGCGAGAAATACATTGAACAAGGCATAAAAAAATTAGAACTTTTATTAAGCCAACAAAGCGTCACATATTTACTTTTTGGCAGCCTTGGAACGATTATTGGAATGGTCTTGGCTTGGTTGGGCAGTTTATTTTTGATCGGCTTATCTTTGCCAGTGATCAGCAATGTTTTTCCGATCATTGTTATGGTCGTATTTGCTTATTTAGGTTTCCGGATCGGAACGACCCGACGCGAAGAATGGCGCAAGCTGTTTCAATCAAAAGCGAAGAAAAATACAGAAGACGATAGTCAGGTTTTGGAAAGAAGAGCAGATGAAACGTTCCGCAAATACAAAATTTTAGATACCAGTGTTATTATCGATGGACGGATTTACGATATCGCAAAAACCGGATTTCTTGAAGGAGTTATTTTGATTCCTAATTTTGTGCTGCAAGAACTGCAGTACATTGCGGATTCTTCCGATAGCCTCAAACGCGTTCGCGGACGCCGCGGGTTAGATATTTTGAATGCACTGCAAAAAGAAAATGATATGGAAGTTGAAATGTACGATGGCGACTTCGAAGACATTACGGAAGTCGATTCAAAATTGATCAAATTGGCTAAATTGTTAGACGGTGTGGTTGTGACCAATGATTACAACTTAAACAAAGTCAGTGAATTTCAAAACGTCCCTGTTTTAAACATCAATGCCCTTGCCAACGCTGTAAAACCTGTGGTCATACCTGGGGAAAATATGACAGTGTTGGTGGTCAAAGTTGGAACGGAACGCAATCAAGGTGTTGCTTATTTGGATGACGGCACGATGATCGTTGTTGAAGATGGACAATACTTTATGAATAAAACCATTGAAGTTGTCGTAACGAGTGCGCTCCAAACGGCAGCAGGACGAATGATTTTTGCGAAACCCGTCCACTCTCAAAAAGGAATTAAAGAAAAAGAATAG
- the radA gene encoding DNA repair protein RadA, with product MAKKIATKFVCQACGYESPKWMGRCPNCGAWNQMEEEIIADKNNRRSRVSMAGKTAKAQAIEDITVSKIPRVKTKLAELNRVLGGGVVPGSMVLIGGDPGIGKSTLLLQVSAQLNQAGGKVLYVSGEESAGQLKMSANRLGVKGSDFYIYPETDMAAIRQTIEEIQPDFVIIDSIQTMSQPDVSSVVGSVSQVRESTADLMKIAKTNNIAIFIVGHVTKEGSIAGPKMLEHMVDTVLYFEGDRHHTFRILRAVKNRFGSTNEIGIFEMREGGLVEVVNPSEMFLEERLAGATGSAVVSAMEGTRPILVEIQSLITPTVFGNAKRTVSGLDHNRVSLIMAVLEKRAGLLLQNQDAYLKAAGGVKLDEPAIDLAIAVSIASSYQEKETRPKDCFIGELGLTGEVRRVSRIDQRVQEAAKLGFTRLFIPKNNIGGWTFPEGIEIVGVTTIADTIRKAFA from the coding sequence GTGGCAAAAAAAATAGCAACAAAGTTTGTCTGCCAGGCTTGTGGATATGAATCCCCAAAATGGATGGGCCGCTGCCCAAACTGTGGCGCATGGAACCAAATGGAAGAAGAAATAATAGCAGATAAAAACAATCGTAGAAGCCGAGTCAGTATGGCTGGTAAAACAGCTAAGGCACAGGCTATAGAAGACATTACCGTTTCTAAAATCCCCAGAGTAAAAACTAAGCTAGCTGAACTGAACCGTGTATTAGGCGGAGGAGTTGTTCCTGGATCAATGGTGTTGATCGGTGGAGACCCGGGTATCGGAAAATCTACTTTGCTGCTGCAAGTCTCTGCCCAGCTCAATCAAGCAGGCGGAAAAGTTCTTTATGTATCAGGCGAAGAAAGTGCCGGCCAATTGAAAATGAGTGCCAATCGTTTAGGTGTAAAAGGTTCAGATTTTTATATTTATCCGGAAACGGATATGGCTGCCATTCGTCAGACTATCGAAGAGATCCAACCGGATTTTGTGATCATTGATTCCATTCAAACGATGAGCCAACCCGATGTTTCAAGTGTGGTCGGAAGTGTGAGCCAAGTACGTGAAAGTACCGCTGATTTAATGAAAATTGCTAAAACAAATAATATTGCTATTTTTATCGTTGGGCATGTAACCAAAGAAGGATCGATTGCCGGACCGAAAATGCTGGAACATATGGTAGACACCGTGCTTTATTTTGAAGGCGACCGACACCACACGTTCCGAATTTTACGGGCAGTCAAAAACCGTTTTGGTTCAACCAATGAGATCGGCATCTTCGAGATGCGAGAAGGCGGTCTAGTCGAAGTCGTGAACCCTTCAGAAATGTTTTTGGAAGAGCGACTAGCGGGTGCAACCGGCTCTGCCGTTGTTTCAGCCATGGAAGGTACCAGGCCGATTTTGGTAGAGATTCAGTCACTGATCACGCCGACTGTGTTTGGAAATGCTAAACGGACGGTTAGCGGACTAGATCATAACCGTGTATCTTTGATCATGGCTGTCTTAGAAAAACGAGCAGGGTTATTGCTGCAAAATCAGGATGCTTATCTAAAAGCAGCAGGCGGTGTAAAATTGGATGAACCTGCAATTGATTTAGCCATTGCCGTCAGTATTGCTTCAAGTTACCAAGAAAAAGAAACACGGCCTAAAGACTGTTTTATCGGAGAATTAGGTTTAACAGGAGAAGTCCGGCGCGTAAGCCGAATTGATCAACGAGTTCAAGAAGCTGCTAAATTAGGCTTTACTCGCTTGTTTATACCCAAAAACAACATTGGCGGCTGGACGTTCCCGGAAGGAATTGAAATCGTCGGTGTTACAACTATAGCCGATACGATCCGTAAAGCATTCGCTTAG
- a CDS encoding dCTP deaminase/dUTPase family protein has product MEKVRGFERVSHYETKDIQLPIRATNHAAGYDFEAAEDCLVPSIWKVLFKNKAKETLATDAVFPEENRKYLKSTLVPTGIKAYMGENEYLQLANRSSNPIKNQLLLPNGVGIIDADYYNNESNEGHIYFQFVNYGITDHLIKKGDRIGQGIFMPFLKADNERTTGQSRSGGFGSSGR; this is encoded by the coding sequence ATGGAAAAAGTACGTGGATTTGAACGTGTGTCACATTACGAAACAAAAGATATTCAGTTACCGATCAGAGCAACGAACCATGCGGCCGGTTATGATTTTGAAGCTGCAGAAGATTGTTTAGTACCGTCGATTTGGAAAGTGTTGTTTAAGAATAAAGCAAAAGAAACCTTGGCAACGGATGCTGTTTTTCCGGAAGAAAATCGCAAATATTTAAAATCAACGTTGGTGCCAACAGGCATTAAAGCGTATATGGGAGAAAATGAGTATTTACAGTTAGCCAACCGCTCCAGCAACCCGATCAAAAATCAACTGCTGTTGCCTAACGGAGTAGGGATCATTGATGCGGATTATTACAATAACGAAAGCAATGAAGGACACATTTATTTTCAATTTGTTAATTACGGCATCACAGATCACTTGATCAAAAAAGGTGACCGAATTGGACAAGGAATTTTTATGCCTTTCTTGAAGGCTGATAACGAAAGAACAACCGGGCAAAGCCGATCTGGCGGTTTTGGTTCATCTGGCAGATAA
- a CDS encoding ABC transporter ATP-binding protein, producing MVEIALNNIHKKYENNPEYSVTDFNLKIKDREFIVFVGPSGCGKSTTLRMIAGLEDISEGELFIGDTLMNDVAPKDRDIAMVFQNYALYPHMTVYDNMAFGLKLRKYKKEEIKRRVEEAAEILGLTEYLKRKPAALSGGQRQRVALGRAIVRDAKVFLMDEPLSNLDAKLRVAMRAEIAKLHRRLETTTIYVTHDQTEAMTMADRIVIMKDGFVQQIGSPKEVYDTPVNVFVAGFIGSPAMNFFNVTLNGNVITNGAGLKLTIPEGKSKSLIEQGYEGKKLVFGIRPEDIHSEQIALDTNPNSVVHAEVVVSELLGAETMLYTRVDDTEFISKVDARDYHAPGEFIDLAFDLNKSHFFDTETQDVIRL from the coding sequence ATGGTAGAGATCGCTTTAAATAATATTCATAAAAAATACGAAAATAATCCAGAGTACTCCGTAACAGACTTTAATTTAAAAATCAAAGATCGTGAATTTATCGTGTTCGTTGGACCATCCGGTTGTGGGAAATCAACGACCTTAAGAATGATCGCCGGCTTAGAAGATATTTCTGAAGGGGAATTGTTTATTGGAGATACGTTGATGAACGATGTAGCGCCTAAAGACCGCGATATCGCTATGGTTTTCCAAAACTATGCCTTGTACCCGCATATGACTGTTTACGATAACATGGCTTTTGGATTGAAATTACGTAAATATAAAAAAGAAGAAATCAAACGCCGTGTAGAAGAAGCCGCTGAGATTTTAGGCTTAACGGAATACTTAAAACGCAAACCGGCTGCATTATCTGGCGGACAACGCCAACGGGTAGCTTTAGGCCGAGCTATTGTACGGGACGCTAAAGTTTTCTTGATGGATGAGCCTTTATCTAACTTGGATGCTAAATTACGTGTCGCGATGCGGGCTGAGATCGCTAAGTTGCACCGTCGTTTAGAAACGACTACTATCTATGTTACACATGACCAAACAGAAGCGATGACAATGGCCGATCGTATCGTTATTATGAAAGACGGCTTTGTTCAACAAATTGGTTCGCCTAAAGAAGTCTACGACACGCCAGTAAACGTTTTTGTAGCTGGATTTATCGGTTCACCGGCCATGAACTTCTTTAACGTTACATTGAACGGCAATGTCATCACAAATGGAGCAGGTTTAAAATTAACCATTCCTGAAGGCAAAAGTAAAAGTTTGATAGAACAAGGCTATGAAGGTAAAAAATTAGTCTTTGGTATCCGCCCAGAAGATATCCATAGCGAACAAATTGCTTTAGATACCAATCCAAATAGTGTGGTACATGCTGAAGTAGTGGTTTCTGAATTGCTTGGTGCTGAAACGATGCTTTATACTCGTGTGGATGATACGGAATTTATTTCAAAAGTAGATGCTCGTGATTACCATGCTCCTGGTGAATTTATCGATTTAGCTTTTGACTTGAACAAGTCTCACTTCTTTGATACAGAAACGCAAGATGTCATTCGCTTATAA
- the gntK gene encoding gluconokinase, which translates to MKQQYVIGVDMGTTSTKAVLFEPNGTAIDVAYTAYPLIKETPDMAEQDLDVLFEAVLLSVGTLMDKTACRPEDILCVSFSSAMHSLIAMDQLNQPLTRSITWADNRSAKWADQLKETNGLEIYHRTGTPIHPMSPLAKIIWLREEHPVIFNKTAKFIGIKEYIFYQLFGEYIVDYSIASSTGLFNIHDFKWDSLALATAGIDESRLSSLAAPTNQLAGMSAKYAEQMGLLQDTPFVLGGNDGCLSNLGVGAVEPGIAAVTIGTSGAVRMVTDRPVTDPQGRTFCYVLDEKHWVIGGAVNNGGVVLEWASHQYFQMEQQLAGEKEQTAYDCLMEQIAAVPAGSKGLFFHPYLNGERAPLWDAEARGSFFGINTMHRPEHFLRAVLEGICFNLYDVLHDLTELAGKPKKIMATGGFSRSEVWRQMLTDIFNQELTLPESFESSCLGAAVFGLKSMGVIQELSEVTSMTGFEYSHAPQAAEGEIYGTMFPVYRQLSQTFASNYHQVAAIQRILE; encoded by the coding sequence TTGAAACAACAGTATGTTATTGGGGTCGATATGGGAACAACCAGCACAAAAGCGGTTTTGTTTGAACCGAATGGAACAGCGATAGATGTAGCGTATACAGCCTATCCGTTGATCAAGGAAACACCCGACATGGCGGAACAAGATTTAGATGTTTTATTTGAGGCCGTGTTGTTAAGTGTTGGAACATTAATGGATAAGACAGCCTGCCGTCCTGAAGATATTCTATGTGTTAGTTTTTCAAGTGCCATGCACAGCTTGATTGCGATGGACCAACTGAATCAACCTTTGACGAGAAGCATTACATGGGCAGATAATCGTTCAGCCAAATGGGCGGATCAATTAAAAGAAACAAACGGTTTAGAAATATACCACCGGACAGGAACACCGATTCATCCTATGTCTCCATTAGCTAAAATCATTTGGTTGAGAGAAGAGCATCCTGTTATTTTTAATAAAACAGCAAAATTTATTGGTATAAAAGAATACATTTTTTATCAATTATTTGGTGAATACATAGTTGATTATTCCATTGCTTCTAGCACGGGTTTGTTTAATATTCATGATTTCAAATGGGACAGTCTGGCCTTAGCAACCGCTGGTATTGACGAAAGTCGATTGTCCAGTTTAGCAGCACCGACTAATCAACTAGCGGGAATGTCGGCGAAGTATGCAGAGCAAATGGGGCTTTTGCAAGATACTCCATTTGTTCTGGGAGGAAACGACGGCTGTCTTTCCAATTTAGGAGTAGGAGCTGTGGAGCCAGGGATAGCAGCGGTCACTATTGGAACAAGCGGCGCAGTTAGAATGGTCACCGATCGTCCGGTTACAGATCCGCAAGGGCGGACCTTTTGTTATGTTTTAGATGAAAAACATTGGGTGATCGGGGGCGCAGTCAATAACGGCGGCGTGGTTTTAGAATGGGCAAGCCATCAGTATTTTCAAATGGAACAGCAATTGGCCGGTGAAAAGGAACAGACAGCTTACGATTGCTTGATGGAACAAATTGCTGCTGTGCCAGCCGGTTCTAAAGGCTTGTTTTTTCATCCTTACCTCAACGGCGAACGTGCGCCGTTATGGGATGCAGAAGCACGCGGTTCGTTTTTTGGAATTAATACGATGCACCGTCCTGAACATTTTTTGAGAGCGGTTTTAGAAGGCATCTGCTTTAATCTTTACGACGTTCTACATGATTTGACTGAATTGGCGGGCAAGCCTAAAAAAATCATGGCAACGGGCGGGTTTTCAAGATCAGAAGTTTGGCGCCAAATGTTGACAGACATTTTTAATCAGGAATTAACATTGCCGGAAAGTTTTGAAAGTTCTTGTTTAGGTGCGGCAGTCTTCGGCTTAAAAAGCATGGGAGTCATCCAAGAACTATCAGAAGTAACGTCAATGACCGGCTTCGAATACAGTCATGCTCCCCAAGCAGCAGAAGGGGAAATCTATGGAACGATGTTTCCAGTCTATCGACAACTAAGTCAAACATTTGCCAGCAATTACCATCAAGTTGCAGCAATACAACGGATTTTAGAATAA